The DNA segment GTGTCAATTTAATTGGTTGTGTAAAAAATTCGTGTCGTGTCGTGTTTACCGTGTCAAGAGCAGGTCGTGTTCGTGTTCGGATTTTATGACACGAAACGttttcgtgtcgtgttcgtgtttcAGGTTTTGACACTAACCCGAAAattgacacgaacacgacacgaacacggaAATTGCCAGGTCTAAACCCCATTGGATCACATGTAATACGATAATTGTATAtaatatcaataaaaatattttatttttaacttaaaatccAATTCACACCTTAACCTTTATCCGAAAAATCAATTGTATCCCcaacttttcaaaattatcaattaagtCAATAATCAATGTTACTTTTACAAATTGGAAACCTGCCTAAAGGTGCCTAAAACGTAGAGTAACCATGTTAATAGTCAAAGCACCAAAAAgtataaaacaaacaataaaatGAGGCCCACGAGAATATTCAATGGCTTTGGATATTATTATACTTTTTGTTGCTTTAATTGTTGGCAGCCTTCCACTTTGTGTTTTAGGCATAGATTAGGgatttaattgataaaaatagTATAGTATAGGGACTTAACTGATAATTTTGAAGTTAGATATTCGATTGAAATCTTAgattaattgataattttgaaGTTAGATATTTGATTGACTTCTTGGATGAAGATTATGAGCGGTTTGTTGgttgaaaaatattatatatatatatattagggtaattaatttattagttcttatattttgacaaaacatacgGTTTAGtctttgtatttttaaaaatacatgaTAAAGTCTCTAAATTTGTttttcgatgaactgtttagtctctgccgttagactcttataaaaaatttgttagtcaatttgaatgTGCGTTCTTTTCCTTtgttttcatttcctttaaactctactgCATCTCAAATTAACTATGAGTGttattcttcttgattttcttcttaatcgttcaaatttgtaagcattgggtctgttctttttcttgttctccatataaatagcttcttcttctaaattggatttcctcttctgaaatttgaaggtaaatagtaaatggtaatttagtcatttctgaattcataaacggtaaaaaatctaacaaacagatggaaggactaaacagttcactgagaaaaaagttaggaaCCTTACcatatgtttttgaaaatacaagaactaaacagtgtgttttgttaaaatattgggactaataaattaattacccatttttttatttacttagtAAAATAAGTTGATGAAATTTTTTTGAATTAACTAATTGAATGagtgagaaaaatattttacctaattttaaaaataaaatatgtttctaatctttttGAAACTCTATTTCATTTCTTTTAAGAGTATTCACTCATCATTTTTctcatattttaatattattttatccaaacacagaaaatattattttcaataaaaaatattccATACCTGATATTTTTcagaatatattatttttcgATAAATAAATGTATAAATTGATTATATTCTTTGTTTTTAGcttattacaaaaataaatgaaggTGTgacaattatatataaaaaaaaaaaaattaacaagtcAAAACAAGTCACGGAATAACTGCTCAAATCCTTTGCAGAAAccggaaaaaaaaaacttctttctttttcctttttctatcAATCTTCCTATTTTGTTGATCTACTTTGAGTAGGATGAAggatcttccttcttcctcctcacacCGGGTTagatttctttaatttttttattgcttttttagTCTGTATTCATATATTTCTTCGAAACTCTTTATCTGTCTGATTGTATATGCTCTCTATTATTCTGtcgtttatgcttttttcggatttagcaagagcggaaatggTTTATCTTATCCGCGGATCAataaatctacgtggttgcaacaaaaaaagGACTCAAATCCGAATATTCGGAATGGTCTAAAGGATGAAGTTTGGATTGCAGATGTCTTTCTACAGATTTGAATTAACGAGgaatatattgttgttttgtgttttttgtacCCTTTATGGGTTTTTTTGCTCTCTGTAGTCATTTTCTGTATTTGCTTTAGTCTGTAATCATGTGAGATTTTATTCCTTACATTATACTTGTTGtacttctttattttttatctaatgaaatttcaaatatttttcttaaaaaaaaaaaattaaaaaaaaataaatacagaAAGAATATCGCTCCTAGAAACTTCGTTCAAGGTTAGTGACAATATTTTATCTTTCTTGATGAAATCttactttgattttttttctggCTCTCTAAGTTtaagcttcaaaatcaattaggatcGTAAAATTATCAATgaggtttttaaattaaaaaaaatcattaattgaattttcattctaaacaaaaatagCAATTGAGTTCTCATCGAAAATTATTCGGCTGAGCAATTTTAGATCATCTTCCTCAAATCCATTTTGAGTTACTATAAAAATCATTATTGTTCATGTCAAATAGTCACAATTTTCTGATTTTATGATAGAATGATGATTCAATTGATAATTTCTGCTTAGTTCAGaaacctaattgatgattttgataatttgaagttctaattgactttgaagtttTAGTTCAAGAGCTCAAATGAGTGTTATGCTAAGAAATTATAatgaataatattttaattttgggTTGAATTGTTGATTTTTACTTGGTTCGGGGATCCAATTACTGATTTTGGTAGAACAAGTTTCTAATTGGCTTCGACGGATTTAGTTTGGAAACCAAATGCGTGTTATGCCAATAATTTAAAGGCATAgatgtaaaattgcttctgactgtaaacgttaggggtatttttacaccttatcctcgaattaaaaaaatttgaataataaaatgaaaaatataaaaagaaaagaaaggtaagaCAGCAAAGCTAGTACAATGTGGATGGTAGTGTCCCCACTTGCAACCTTTATTTGCATGTTGGagcatttaatttttcttttttctttcttttcactatttttttatttttaaatttcttataTTATGCCACATCATAGCGACACATCATTTGTATAAATCTatcatcattttattttttcatatacaTAAATTTGAACTTTGAGTTGAGGGCAGAATTCGTTTCAAACTCTCATCTTTGCGAGTGTAATACACTCTCCTCTTTTCAACAATTAACCATTAAAAGTTTATTAgttttaatagaagaaaagaaaaaaaaaaaatagaaaaacacaAAGATGTATTCTCATATTTGCTTTAACCTTACTtgatttaaaaaagaaaaatgacaaataaaaattatctaACAAATCCAAAGTCGTAATAGTGTACAAATGCAATTAATCACCCAAGAAATAGAAAATCATAAATACAAATTCATTAAAATAAAGAAACACAGTTGGGTGATTGTAATATATATACAATACAATACAAGGGAATTTAGAGAATTGAAGTAGTCGAGCATTGAGGAGAAACATTTGGTAAAACTGGCATATTAACATTAATGCATGAAGCTTGAGCAGTTTGATGTTGTTGAGTTGATAAAATAACATTTTGCAACATAATTTTCTGACAAGGAAATGTGTTGCTACAATCAAATTTCATGGCCACCTTTGAAGAACTTGTTCCTCTTATGTTTCTGTATATTATATTGCTTACGTGCACTGCTGATTTCTGCAATCAATAATGAGTGAGTGTCGTGTGAGAGAGTGTATATATATGAATTACTAATATATTACCTGTTGTGGACATGGATCGTCTTGATCACAGTAGTTTTGATCCACAATTATAGGATTAGTCACATTTTTCATTAGTATGTTTTCAAATATTATGTTTTTGGCATACCCAGAGCCTCCCTGAAAAAAGTAATCATATGGGCTTGTTTTAGTAGGtagtgaaattaattaattaatgtaggAGGAAGGAATTAACAAACCTGCCAAGTCTTAATTCTAACCCCATTAGTGGTGCCAGAAAAAGTAGCTCTATTAACAAACACATTTGAAACTTGAGCCTCTGAATGACCTGCTCCTAAGCTACCAATGCTGCACTTCCAATTCAATTAATAATTCAATTTAGCTTCAAATACACTTGAATTGAACACATGCACACATACATTGCATACCTTATTCCATGCCCTGGTCCACAACTTATATCTGTGGCTTCTACATTCTTTGATCCACTTACTATTGATATGCAATCATCACCTTcattaaaaaatcaattaacaaAGATTATTCATGATCACCACACCACACCCCTATTCTCAACTCTATAAAATACCTGTTCTTATCACACACTTTCTTATCCGAATATTTTGTGTGCCAGTCACATGAATTCCATCAGTATTAGGACTATTCCCGGGAGCAGTCACTTTAAGCTTCAAAATCCGCACATTCACACATTTTTGAATACTTATGTGCATTTGTTGTGCATTTTTTAACCATAGATTTGATACTATTAGATTCTTGCATTCATAGAAAGTTACAGCCTGCAAATATTCTCTCGAATTATATTTGGAAAATGAGAGGAAATTTAAACAAGAGGGTAATGAATTACTTACAGTTGGTGCATGTTTGCAAGGCTATATATATGCCGAAGAGAAAAGAATAACCATAATTagttataatatatagaaaattgaGGATTAAATTAAGAAAGAGGGAGGGGAGGGACCTTGGTTTTGTCAAATTTGCAAGAATTTATCCACCAAATTCTTCCATTTCCATTGATGATTCCACCACCTTTAACTCTTAGATTTTGTACATTATAAAATACTATCCAATGTCTTGTATCCTCTCCATAATCCTCCATTTTATTTGAAGCTTTCACCGTTCCATGAATCTGTCAACAATATGTAGTCATGGCATGGCATCGATATAGAAGAAATACAGAGAGAGATAAGAAAACTGACCTTAAAAATGATATCAGATTGACAAGGGCCTGAAAATGTGAgtggtttgagatgataaataTTGTTGTTAGGGACAATCAAAGTAACACTTGTTTGAGAAGAACAAGCCTCCTTCCATGCTTTCTCAAATGCCTAACCAAAATTCCAACCAAACATTTCCAATATTACACCAAATATATTCACTTTAATTATGTCAAATCAATGTTATATACCTCAGAATCATCAATAATTCCATCAGCTTTAGCTCCAAAATCATCAACATTTACAATCTTTGATGCAGTTGAAGGACCACTTGCCATTCTATAATTGTAATCTGACCCCAAACAACACATGATAAAGAATGAGCCTAGGAGGAATACAAGAAACAACTGCCTTAGTGGCTCCATCTCCATATGCTGAatgatagatagatagatagatagattgaacaaatatatatatcatggttttaaaaaccggaccggacatcaaaccggtGTGGTAAAGGGTTCAGGGATCAATGGATTCAACCGGTTGACTCGGACCGATTGAACCGGATGAcgtcataaataatatatatataaattaatagtttttgtttgaaatatatataattaattacaaaTCATATAACTAAAAAAATCTGCCCAGATTTTGTAGAGGCAAATTTTACAAATCAgatcattaaaataaaaatattacaaattccATAAGAAATTataagttaaaaattaaaataaaaagtatataaatgtgaaataaaaaatttgtaggcctattgaaataaaaagtatataaatGTGAAAttatcaagttttttttttatttcattaagcACCACAAAAGATATCagtttttacaaaataaataaataaataaagtagtGAATGGGTAGGTTATAAATAGATTAGTGGCAAATTGAGAAGAGTAGTAGAGGTCAATTGGGTAAAAGGTCTGCTAAGAAATAAGTGGGCTAA comes from the Euphorbia lathyris chromosome 5, ddEupLath1.1, whole genome shotgun sequence genome and includes:
- the LOC136230773 gene encoding polygalacturonase-like; protein product: MCCLGSDYNYRMASGPSTASKIVNVDDFGAKADGIIDDSEAFEKAWKEACSSQTSVTLIVPNNNIYHLKPLTFSGPCQSDIIFKIHGTVKASNKMEDYGEDTRHWIVFYNVQNLRVKGGGIINGNGRIWWINSCKFDKTKPCKHAPTAVTFYECKNLIVSNLWLKNAQQMHISIQKCVNVRILKLKVTAPGNSPNTDGIHVTGTQNIRIRKCVIRTGDDCISIVSGSKNVEATDISCGPGHGISIGSLGAGHSEAQVSNVFVNRATFSGTTNGVRIKTWQGGSGYAKNIIFENILMKNVTNPIIVDQNYCDQDDPCPQQKSAVHVSNIIYRNIRGTSSSKVAMKFDCSNTFPCQKIMLQNVILSTQQHQTAQASCINVNMPVLPNVSPQCSTTSIL